From one Triticum urartu cultivar G1812 chromosome 3, Tu2.1, whole genome shotgun sequence genomic stretch:
- the LOC125542914 gene encoding CRS2-associated factor 1, mitochondrial — translation MLLPSLLRGAHLLRPCHPPRRHLSRLLDRYGFVPPASLTPTAKEISHGTGAAADQKRRTKKPPYRPPSSLDRGDRPASHSDLPFDFRFSYTESSPDAKPIGLREPKYSPFGPGRLDRPWTGLCAPAVDTTLRSVDAEDPAPAAEKDLEEARRRERERVLGEPLTPAERSFLVDKCQKNRTKRQINLGRDGLTHNMLNDIHNHWKHGEGVRVKCLGVPTVDMQNVCRELEDKTGGLIIHRHGGQLILYRGRHYHPKKRPVIPLMLWKPAEPIYPRLIKTTIEGLTVQETKEMRKKGLHAPVLTKLAKNGYYASLVSMVRDGFLADELVRIDCKGLPKSDYRKIGVKLRDLVPCVLVSFDKEQIIVWRGKDHDESIQDNMHKAFPSVLQLESAAGENEQEEASSESVAGENEHGEKEETSVDCSSDEWSEISSSDNVPDDK, via the exons ATGCTCCTCCCTAGCCTCCTCCGCGGCGCCCACCTGCTGCGGCCGTGCCACCCTCCCCGCCGCCACCTCTCCCGCCTCCTAGACCGCTACGGCTTCGTGCCGCCGGCCTCCCTGACCCCCACCGCGAAAGAGATCTCCCACGGCACAGGCGCCGCCGCCGACCAGAAGCGTCGGACCAAGAAGCCCCCCTACCGGCCGCCCTCTTCGCTGGACCGCGGAGACCGCCCGGCCTCCCACTCCGACCTCCCCTTCGATTTCCGCTTCAGCTACACGGAGAGCTCCCCGGACGCCAAGCCCATCGGGCTCCGCGAGCCCAAGTACTCCCCTTTCGGCCCCGGTCGCCTCGACCGCCCCTGGACCGGCCTCTGCGCGCCCGCCGTCGACACCACGCTCCGGAGCGTCGACGCCGAGGACCCCGCCCCCGCCGCCGAGAAGGACCTGGAGGAGGCCCGGCGGCGCGAGCGAGAGCGCGTGCTCGGCGAGCCGCTCACCCCCGCGGAGCGCTCCTTCTTGGTCGACAAATGCCAGAAGAACCGCACCAAGCGGCAGATCAATCTCG GGAGAGATGGGCTCACTCATAACATGCTGAATGACATTCACAACCACTGGAAGCATGGCGAGGGGGTCAGGGTGAAATGCCTTGGTGTGCCGACGGTTGATATGCAAAATGTGTGCCGTGAGCTCGAG GATAAAACTGGTGGCCTTATCATCCACAGGCATGGTGGCCAGTTAATACTATACAGAGGGAGGCATTATCATCCAAAGAAAAGACCTGTTATTCCGTTGATGTTATGGAAGCCAGCTGAACCGATCTACCCAAGGCTAATTAAAACAACAATAGAAGGGCTGACAGTTCAGGAGACAAAGGAAATGAGGAAGAAGGGCCTACATGCTCCTGTCTTGACAAAGCTTG CAAAGAACGGGTATTATGCTAGTCTCGTGTCGATGGTTCGAGATGGTTTTCTGGCCGATGAATTGGTTCGTATAGATTGTAAAGGATTGCCAAAGAGTGATTATCGGAAGATTGGAGTCAAGCTCAGG GACCTTGTTCCTTGTGTTCTTGTGTCTTTTGACAAGGAGCAAATTATTGTTTGGAGGGGGAAAGACCATGATGAAAGCATACAGGATAATATGCACAAGGCATTCCCTTCAGTTCTTCAATTAGAGAGTGCAGCAGGAGAGAATGAACAGGAAGAAGCATCAAGTGAGAGTGTAGCAGGAGAGAATGAACATGGTGAAAAAGAAGAAACATCAGTTGACTGTTCTTCTGATGAGTGGTCTGAGATCAGTAGCTCTGACAATGTGCCAGATGATAAGTAG